The uncultured Trichococcus sp. DNA window CGGACGGCAACGGCAAGTGATTGCGTCCCCGCATTACCGGATGTTCCGGTGATCAAGGTGACGAACACGGAAAGAATCGATGCATCTGCAATCAATCCCTCGTATTGACTGATCAAAGTGGACGTCCCCATACCCAAAAACAATAGCGTAATTAGCCACGGCAACCGTTTGGATGCCGCCACAAACGGGTTTTCCGACTGCTCCTCAACGTCGACCCCGGCCAAACCAGAGAAGTCGCTGACGGCTTCCTCGTCGATGACATCGATGATATCATCAACGGTGATGATCCCCAGCAACACATTGTTTTCATCGACTACCGGCACAGCCAAGAAGTCATAATCCCTGATTTTGTGGGCAACATCTTCTTGCCCCTCATTAACTTTCACGGATACGATCCGCTCGCTCATGATATCGCCGATCATCATATCTTCATCGTTCACGATCAGATCCCTCAAGGAAATGACCCCGACCAAAACATTGTCCACATTGACGACGTAGATATAGTAGATTGTTTCCGCATCAGGGGCTTTGCTTTTGAGGATGGCCATCGCGGAACGCACAGTCTGGTTGGCGACGATCGAGACGAATTCAGGCGTCATGATGGCCCCGGCGGTCTCATCTTCATAATTCAGCAGGGACCGGATCTCTTTCGCTGCCTCCATAGGCATCAGGCGCAGATACAGCCAAATCCGCTCGTCCTTCAGTTGCTTCAGCATATCAACGGCATTATCGGCATACATATTGGCCAACATATCCGCTGCGTATTGATTGTTCATTTCCAAAAGATACGCTTCGATCGACTCGACATCTTCTTCGATGATTTCGAACATGTCCGCCATTTCATTCGCGGAGAGATAATTGTACATCGTTATGCGTTCTTCAGGCGTCAACGCCAAGTAGATCTGGGCCTGATCGTAGAGATGATAGTCCAAAAATTCGGAACGGAATCTTTCGATGTCCTCTCCCTGGAGTGATCCGCGGATTTTCACCAACGCT harbors:
- the mgtE gene encoding magnesium transporter, which encodes MLEQQYEFELDEALVKIRGSLQGEDIERFRSEFLDYHLYDQAQIYLALTPEERITMYNYLSANEMADMFEIIEEDVESIEAYLLEMNNQYAADMLANMYADNAVDMLKQLKDERIWLYLRLMPMEAAKEIRSLLNYEDETAGAIMTPEFVSIVANQTVRSAMAILKSKAPDAETIYYIYVVNVDNVLVGVISLRDLIVNDEDMMIGDIMSERIVSVKVNEGQEDVAHKIRDYDFLAVPVVDENNVLLGIITVDDIIDVIDEEAVSDFSGLAGVDVEEQSENPFVAASKRLPWLITLLFLGMGTSTLISQYEGLIADASILSVFVTLITGTSGNAGTQSLAVAVRKIGMQDDEEKNLFRTILSELATGLISGLVTGITIAIVIGFWKQNFILGGIIGISMLVAITVANLAGSLIPVLMDRLGFDPAVASGPFISTFSDLTSVLIYFNIAKYFISTLI